One window of Sinorhizobium fredii NGR234 genomic DNA carries:
- a CDS encoding FAD-binding oxidoreductase, whose product MMDEQHIDALAKLLGDKGVVTRPEDKEAYETGARYDRGRAAAVLRPTTTAEVSAAVSYCVRNGIALIPQAGNTGLVSGSTPDVSGSEAVLSLDRLTRQFELDLDNRSVRVDAGFRLSDLNRTLEEHDLFFPIDLGADPRIGGMVATNTGGSRFLKYGDVRRNTLGLKVVLADEAGTVLDLDCDLRKNNTGVDWKQIFIGTSGAFGIVTECVLNLERLPKQVATAFLVPAGGAQVLPLLNAMEERLGAYLSAFEGMSKNAIAAAFTHVPSLKNPFQGGHIPDYVILAEISRSSAPRAEEQPLDAVLETALAEIWELEEAPLADAFVGPPHETWALRHALSEGVKHLGKLIAFDVSFRRGDIMAFCDHMKAEMPEKFPGVTVCDFGHIGDGGVHFNLVVAKDSPLLTDPSFEQRLREWVFTVAVEQYRGSFSAEHAIGRRNQAYYDFYTPEKLKEMAAGLKTVTSPGKLGSVRFG is encoded by the coding sequence ATGATGGACGAACAGCATATCGACGCGCTGGCGAAGCTCCTTGGCGACAAGGGCGTCGTCACGCGTCCCGAGGACAAGGAAGCCTATGAGACGGGGGCCCGCTACGACCGCGGCCGCGCCGCCGCCGTACTGCGACCGACAACGACGGCGGAGGTTTCCGCCGCTGTCTCCTATTGCGTGCGCAACGGCATCGCCCTGATCCCGCAAGCCGGCAATACCGGCCTCGTTTCTGGCTCGACGCCGGACGTCTCCGGCAGTGAAGCGGTGCTCAGTCTCGACCGGCTGACGCGGCAATTCGAGCTCGATCTCGACAACCGTTCGGTCCGTGTCGATGCGGGCTTCCGCCTGTCCGACCTCAATCGGACGCTCGAGGAGCACGACCTGTTCTTCCCGATCGACCTCGGCGCCGACCCACGCATCGGCGGCATGGTCGCCACCAATACCGGCGGCTCGCGCTTCCTGAAATATGGAGACGTGCGCCGCAACACGCTGGGGCTGAAGGTCGTGCTCGCCGACGAGGCGGGCACCGTGCTCGACCTCGATTGCGACCTCAGGAAAAACAACACCGGTGTCGACTGGAAGCAGATTTTCATCGGCACCTCCGGCGCCTTCGGCATCGTCACCGAATGCGTGCTCAATCTCGAGCGACTTCCGAAGCAGGTGGCGACCGCATTCCTGGTGCCGGCCGGCGGCGCGCAGGTGCTGCCGCTGCTGAACGCCATGGAAGAGCGGCTCGGCGCCTATCTTTCCGCCTTCGAGGGCATGTCGAAGAACGCCATCGCCGCCGCCTTCACGCATGTCCCGTCGCTCAAGAACCCCTTCCAGGGCGGCCACATTCCCGACTATGTGATCCTCGCGGAAATCTCCCGCAGCTCAGCACCGCGCGCGGAAGAACAGCCGCTCGATGCGGTGCTCGAAACGGCGCTGGCGGAAATCTGGGAGTTGGAGGAAGCGCCGCTCGCCGACGCCTTTGTCGGTCCGCCGCACGAGACCTGGGCCTTGCGGCACGCCCTTTCCGAGGGCGTCAAGCATCTCGGCAAGCTGATCGCCTTCGATGTTTCCTTCCGCCGGGGTGACATCATGGCCTTCTGCGACCATATGAAGGCGGAAATGCCGGAGAAGTTTCCCGGCGTCACGGTCTGCGACTTCGGTCATATCGGCGACGGCGGCGTCCACTTCAACCTGGTGGTGGCGAAGGATAGCCCGCTATTGACCGATCCGAGCTTCGAGCAGCGCCTGCGCGAATGGGTCTTCACTGTCGCGGTCGAGCAATATCGCGGCAGCTTCAGTGCCGAGCACGCGATCGGCCGCCGCAACCAGGCCTATTACGATTTCTATACACCGGAAAAACTCAAAGAGATGGCCGCTGGCCTGAAGACGGTCACCTCGCCGGGCAAGCTCGGCAGCGTGCGATTCGGCTAG
- the amaB gene encoding L-piperidine-6-carboxylate dehydrogenase, which translates to MNIAAKKVDVAKEAAALLDKMGVARELYTGGDMPSFSPVTGEQIASLKTVSVAEAARKIEKANEAFRAWRLVPAPKRGELVRLLGEELRAFKADLGRLVSLEAGKIPSEGLGEVQEMIDICDFAVGLSRQLYGLTIATERPGHRMMETWHPLGVIGIISAFNFPVAVWSWNAALALVCGNAVVWKPSEKTPLTALASQAIFERALARFGDAPEGLSEVLIGDRSIGEVLVDHPKVPLVSATGSTRMGREVGPRLAKRFARAILELGGNNAGIVCPSADLDMALRAIAFGAMGTAGQRCTTLRRLFVHESVYDQLVPRLKKAYQSVSVGNPLESAALVGPLVDKAAFDNMQKAIAEAKAEGGAVTGGERVELGYDNGYYVKPALVEMPKQAGPVLEETFAPILYVIKYSDFDAVLADHNAVAAGLSSSIFTRDMQESERFLAVDGSDCGIANVNIGTSGAEIGGAFGGEKETGGGRESGSDAWKAYMRRATNTINYSKALPLAQGVSFDIE; encoded by the coding sequence ATGAACATTGCAGCCAAGAAAGTCGACGTCGCCAAGGAGGCAGCCGCCCTCCTCGACAAGATGGGTGTCGCCAGGGAACTCTATACGGGCGGCGACATGCCGTCCTTCAGCCCGGTCACCGGCGAGCAGATCGCCAGCCTGAAGACCGTGTCGGTTGCCGAGGCGGCCAGGAAGATCGAGAAGGCCAATGAGGCTTTCCGCGCCTGGCGGCTGGTGCCCGCACCGAAGCGTGGCGAACTCGTCCGCCTGCTCGGCGAGGAGCTGCGCGCCTTCAAGGCCGATCTCGGCCGCCTGGTCTCGCTCGAAGCCGGCAAGATCCCGTCCGAAGGCCTCGGCGAAGTGCAGGAGATGATCGACATCTGCGATTTCGCCGTCGGCCTGTCCCGCCAGCTCTACGGCCTGACGATCGCGACCGAGCGTCCCGGCCACCGCATGATGGAAACCTGGCACCCGCTCGGCGTCATCGGCATCATCTCGGCCTTCAACTTCCCGGTCGCCGTCTGGTCGTGGAACGCCGCACTGGCGCTCGTTTGCGGCAACGCCGTCGTCTGGAAGCCGTCGGAAAAGACGCCGCTCACCGCCCTTGCATCGCAGGCTATCTTCGAGCGCGCCCTGGCCCGCTTCGGCGACGCGCCGGAAGGCCTGTCCGAGGTGCTGATCGGCGACCGCTCGATCGGCGAAGTGCTCGTCGACCATCCGAAGGTGCCGCTTGTCTCGGCGACCGGCTCGACCCGCATGGGCCGCGAGGTGGGGCCGCGCCTTGCCAAGCGCTTCGCCCGCGCGATCCTCGAGCTCGGCGGCAACAATGCCGGCATCGTCTGCCCCTCGGCCGATCTCGACATGGCGCTCCGCGCCATCGCCTTCGGTGCCATGGGCACGGCCGGCCAGCGCTGCACGACGCTGCGCCGCCTCTTCGTCCATGAAAGCGTCTACGACCAGCTCGTGCCGCGGCTGAAGAAGGCGTATCAGTCGGTCTCCGTCGGCAATCCGCTGGAATCGGCTGCGCTCGTCGGCCCGCTGGTCGACAAGGCTGCCTTCGACAACATGCAGAAGGCGATCGCCGAGGCCAAGGCGGAGGGCGGCGCGGTCACCGGCGGCGAACGCGTCGAACTCGGCTACGACAACGGCTACTACGTCAAGCCGGCGCTCGTCGAAATGCCGAAGCAGGCCGGCCCGGTTCTCGAAGAGACCTTCGCGCCGATTCTCTATGTCATCAAGTACAGCGACTTCGACGCCGTGCTTGCCGACCACAATGCCGTCGCGGCCGGGCTTTCCTCGTCGATCTTCACCCGCGACATGCAGGAATCCGAGCGTTTCCTCGCGGTCGACGGCTCGGATTGCGGCATCGCCAACGTCAATATCGGCACGTCCGGCGCGGAAATCGGCGGTGCGTTCGGTGGCGAGAAGGAAACCGGCGGCGGCCGCGAATCCGGCTCCGACGCCTGGAAGGCCTATATGCGCCGCGCCACCAACACGATCAACTATTCGAAGGCTCTGCCGCTGGCGCAGGGCGTCTCGTTCGATATCGAATAG
- a CDS encoding pyridoxal phosphate-dependent aminotransferase, producing MTINTTVREAGFLPASRIASIGVSEILKIGARASAMKRDGKPVIILGAGEPDFDTPDHIKQAAWEAIQRGETKYTALDGSPDLKKAIREKFQRENDLAYELDEITVGTGAKQILFNAMMATINPGDEVIIPTPYWTSYSDIVQICEGRPVLIACDASSGFRLTAEKLEAAITPKTRWVLLNSPSNPSGAAYSAADYRPLLDVLLRHPHVWLLVDDMYEHIVYDDFRFVTPAQLEPRLKARTLTVNGVSKAYAMTGWRIGYAGGPRPLIKAMAVVQSQATSCPSSVSQAASVAALNGPQDFLKERTASFKRRRDLVVNGLNAIDGLDCRVPEGAFYTFSGCAGMLGKVTPDGKRIETDTDFCAYLLDDAHVAVVPGSAFGLSPYFRISYATSETELKEALQRIASACTRLS from the coding sequence ATGACCATCAATACAACGGTCAGGGAGGCGGGCTTTCTGCCCGCCTCGCGGATTGCCTCTATCGGCGTTTCGGAAATCCTCAAGATCGGCGCGCGTGCCAGCGCCATGAAGCGCGACGGCAAGCCGGTGATCATCCTCGGCGCCGGCGAGCCGGACTTCGATACCCCGGACCATATCAAGCAAGCAGCCTGGGAGGCGATCCAGCGCGGCGAGACGAAATATACGGCGCTCGACGGCTCGCCGGACCTGAAGAAAGCGATCCGCGAAAAGTTCCAGCGCGAGAACGATCTCGCCTATGAACTCGACGAAATCACCGTCGGCACCGGCGCCAAACAGATCCTCTTCAACGCCATGATGGCGACGATCAATCCCGGCGACGAGGTGATTATCCCGACGCCCTACTGGACCTCCTATTCGGACATCGTCCAGATCTGCGAAGGCAGGCCTGTCCTGATCGCCTGCGATGCATCGTCCGGCTTCCGCCTGACGGCGGAAAAGCTCGAAGCGGCAATCACGCCGAAGACCCGCTGGGTGCTGTTGAATTCGCCCTCGAACCCGTCGGGCGCCGCCTACAGCGCGGCCGACTACCGGCCGCTGCTCGACGTGCTGCTCAGGCACCCGCATGTCTGGCTGCTCGTCGACGACATGTACGAGCACATCGTTTATGACGATTTCCGCTTCGTCACCCCCGCCCAGCTCGAGCCCCGTCTCAAGGCGCGGACGCTGACCGTCAACGGCGTCTCCAAGGCCTATGCGATGACCGGCTGGCGGATCGGCTATGCCGGCGGCCCGCGACCCCTGATCAAGGCGATGGCCGTCGTCCAGAGCCAGGCGACCTCCTGCCCGTCATCCGTGAGCCAGGCAGCCTCGGTCGCCGCACTCAACGGCCCGCAGGATTTCCTGAAGGAGCGCACCGCGAGCTTCAAGCGTCGCCGCGACTTGGTGGTGAACGGCCTGAACGCCATCGACGGCCTCGATTGCCGCGTTCCGGAAGGTGCCTTCTACACCTTCTCCGGCTGCGCCGGCATGCTCGGCAAGGTGACGCCCGACGGCAAGCGGATCGAGACGGATACGGACTTCTGCGCCTACCTCCTCGACGACGCCCATGTCGCCGTCGTCCCGGGCTCGGCCTTCGGCCTTTCGCCCTATTTCCGGATTTCCTATGCGACGTCGGAGACGGAGCTAAAGGAAGCGCTGCAGCGCATCGCTTCGGCCTGCACGCGGCTTTCCTGA
- a CDS encoding cupin domain-containing protein, which yields MSVDIGNRLRHVRLMHNLSQRELAKRAGVTNSTISLIESNASNPSVGALKRILDGIPIGLAEFFSFEPERPRKAFYAAEELVEIGKGPISYRQIGDNLFGRSLQILKECYQPGADTGKVLLVHEGEEGGIVLSGRLEVTVDDERRILGPGDAYYFESRRPHRFRCVGPVPCEVISACTPPTF from the coding sequence ATGAGCGTCGATATCGGCAACCGCCTGCGCCATGTGCGGCTGATGCACAACCTCTCCCAGCGGGAACTGGCCAAACGGGCGGGCGTCACCAACTCGACGATCTCGCTGATCGAATCGAACGCCTCGAACCCATCGGTCGGCGCCCTCAAGCGTATTCTCGACGGCATCCCGATCGGGCTTGCCGAGTTCTTCTCCTTCGAGCCGGAACGGCCGCGCAAGGCCTTCTATGCCGCGGAGGAACTGGTGGAGATCGGCAAGGGGCCGATTTCCTATCGGCAGATCGGCGACAATCTCTTCGGCCGCAGCCTGCAGATCCTCAAGGAGTGCTACCAGCCGGGGGCAGACACCGGCAAGGTGCTGTTGGTGCATGAGGGCGAGGAGGGCGGCATCGTGCTTTCCGGCCGGCTGGAGGTGACCGTCGACGACGAACGACGGATTCTCGGGCCGGGCGACGCCTATTACTTCGAAAGCCGCCGGCCGCACCGCTTCCGCTGCGTCGGGCCGGTGCCGTGCGAGGTGATCAGCGCCTGCACGCCGCCGACGTTTTGA
- a CDS encoding aspartate aminotransferase family protein encodes MDAHNKPNTPALDSYWMPFTANRQFKAAPRLLASAEGMHYTSVDGRRILDGTAGLWCVNAGHGRRQIAAAVERQLTTMDFAPSFQMGHPIAFDFAERLAEIAPGPEGQKLDRVFFTGSGSESVDTALKIALAYQRSIGQGTRTRLIGRERGYHGVGFGGISVGGILNNRRVFPQLPGSDHLRHTHDLARNAFVKGQPDHGAELADDLERLVALHGAETIAACIVEPVAGSTGVLIPPKGYLERLRAICNKHGILLIFDEVITGFGRLGAAFAADYFNVTPDLVTTAKGLTNGAIPMGAVFASRKVHDALMHGPEGQIELFHGYTYSGHPAACAAGIATLDIYRDEGLMTRAAELQDDWHEAMHSLKGLPHVIDIRTIGLIAGIELQSRDGAPGTRAYDVFVDCFEKGLLIRVTGDIIAFSPPLIADKSHFGEIVSILGDALKRVK; translated from the coding sequence ATGGACGCCCACAACAAGCCCAACACCCCGGCTCTCGACAGCTACTGGATGCCGTTTACCGCCAACCGCCAGTTCAAGGCGGCACCCCGCCTGCTCGCCTCGGCCGAGGGCATGCACTATACCAGCGTCGACGGACGCAGGATTCTCGACGGCACCGCCGGCCTCTGGTGCGTCAATGCCGGCCACGGCCGCCGGCAGATCGCCGCCGCCGTCGAGCGGCAGTTGACGACGATGGACTTTGCCCCGTCGTTCCAGATGGGCCATCCGATCGCCTTCGACTTCGCCGAGCGGCTCGCCGAGATCGCGCCGGGCCCCGAGGGCCAGAAGCTCGACCGGGTGTTCTTCACCGGCTCCGGCTCGGAATCGGTCGACACGGCGCTGAAGATCGCGCTCGCCTATCAGCGCTCGATCGGCCAGGGCACCCGCACCCGGCTCATCGGCCGCGAGCGCGGCTACCACGGCGTCGGCTTCGGCGGCATCTCGGTCGGCGGCATCCTCAACAATCGCCGTGTCTTCCCGCAGCTTCCGGGCTCCGACCATCTGCGCCACACCCATGATCTTGCGAGGAACGCGTTCGTCAAGGGCCAGCCGGACCATGGCGCCGAGCTTGCCGACGACCTCGAAAGGCTGGTGGCGCTGCACGGCGCCGAAACGATCGCCGCCTGCATCGTCGAGCCGGTGGCCGGCTCGACCGGCGTGCTGATCCCGCCGAAGGGCTATCTCGAGCGGCTGCGCGCCATCTGCAACAAGCACGGCATCCTGCTGATCTTCGACGAGGTGATCACCGGCTTCGGCCGCCTCGGCGCCGCCTTCGCCGCCGACTATTTCAACGTGACGCCGGACCTCGTCACCACCGCCAAGGGGCTGACCAACGGCGCCATCCCGATGGGCGCGGTATTCGCCAGCCGCAAGGTGCACGACGCGCTGATGCACGGGCCGGAAGGCCAGATCGAGCTCTTCCACGGCTACACCTATTCCGGCCACCCGGCCGCCTGCGCCGCCGGCATCGCGACGCTCGACATCTATCGCGACGAGGGCCTGATGACCCGCGCCGCCGAGCTTCAGGACGACTGGCACGAGGCGATGCATTCGCTGAAGGGCCTGCCGCACGTCATCGACATCCGCACCATCGGCCTCATCGCCGGCATCGAGCTGCAGTCGCGCGACGGCGCACCCGGCACCCGCGCCTACGACGTCTTCGTCGATTGCTTCGAGAAGGGCCTGCTCATCCGCGTCACCGGCGACATCATCGCCTTCTCGCCGCCGCTGATCGCCGACAAGAGCCATTTCGGCGAGATCGTCTCGATCCTCGGCGATGCACTGAAGCGGGTGAAGTAA
- a CDS encoding dihydrodipicolinate synthase family protein — protein MTSLLLPRQDGSLEEYRLQGTPITRPAAVPSFNRIAYAAAHVVSDPLRDADPWGNPAIDWEATMAFRHHLWSLGFKIAEAMDTAQRGMGLSWAGAQELIRRSLAEARSVPGADLACGAGTDHLPPTEARSIDDVIAAYEEQIGFVEGEGGRAIIMASRALARVARSGDDYRRVYGHILREAKDKVVLHWLGDMFDPQLKGYWGSENFDEALQTVLSIIGENSAKVEGIKISLLDNAKEVALRNRLPEGVLCFTGDDFNYAELIEGDGTKYSHALLGIFDAVAPSASKALASLAAGDLATFRGVIEPTVPLSRKIFEAPTQYYKAGVVFLAWLNGHQRHFTLPAGLQSARGLLHYADIFRLADQANVLDRPELAAARMRNLLGVLGVEQAG, from the coding sequence ATGACCAGCCTTTTGTTGCCGCGCCAGGACGGCTCGCTCGAAGAATACCGGCTGCAGGGAACGCCAATCACTCGCCCCGCGGCCGTGCCGAGCTTCAACCGCATCGCCTATGCGGCCGCCCATGTGGTTTCCGATCCGTTGCGCGATGCCGATCCCTGGGGCAACCCGGCGATCGACTGGGAGGCGACGATGGCCTTTCGCCATCACCTATGGAGCCTCGGCTTCAAGATCGCCGAGGCGATGGACACCGCGCAGCGCGGCATGGGCTTGTCCTGGGCAGGCGCCCAGGAGCTGATCCGCCGTTCGCTCGCCGAAGCGCGCAGCGTCCCGGGTGCGGATCTCGCCTGCGGCGCCGGCACCGACCATCTCCCTCCAACGGAAGCCCGTTCGATCGACGACGTCATCGCGGCCTACGAGGAACAGATCGGCTTCGTCGAGGGGGAGGGCGGCCGCGCCATCATAATGGCCAGCCGGGCACTGGCCCGCGTGGCGCGCTCCGGAGATGACTACCGCCGCGTCTACGGCCATATCCTGCGTGAGGCGAAGGACAAGGTCGTGCTTCATTGGCTCGGCGACATGTTCGACCCGCAGCTCAAGGGCTATTGGGGCTCCGAGAATTTCGACGAGGCTCTGCAAACGGTGCTGTCGATCATCGGCGAGAACAGCGCCAAGGTCGAAGGCATCAAGATCTCGCTGCTCGACAACGCCAAGGAAGTGGCGCTGCGCAATCGGCTGCCGGAGGGCGTGCTCTGCTTCACCGGCGACGACTTCAACTATGCGGAACTGATCGAGGGAGACGGTACGAAATACAGCCACGCACTGCTCGGCATCTTCGACGCCGTCGCGCCCTCCGCCTCGAAGGCGCTCGCGTCGCTTGCGGCCGGCGATCTCGCCACCTTCCGCGGCGTCATCGAGCCGACCGTGCCGCTGTCACGCAAGATCTTCGAGGCGCCGACGCAATACTACAAGGCCGGCGTCGTTTTTCTCGCCTGGCTGAACGGCCACCAGCGCCATTTCACCCTGCCGGCCGGCCTGCAATCGGCCCGCGGACTGCTGCACTATGCGGATATCTTCCGCCTCGCCGACCAGGCCAATGTGCTCGACAGGCCGGAACTGGCGGCAGCACGGATGCGCAATCTGCTGGGAGTTCTGGGGGTGGAGCAGGCGGGATAG